One window from the genome of Candidatus Zixiibacteriota bacterium encodes:
- a CDS encoding HEAT repeat domain-containing protein produces the protein MAAHEQIQSRKLEDIRLILKDLLKVIKIVSLYPESNPLPQSLRRTFAERLVDLVADYGDFDFKISANKLYFNDETVFTDKSHEESLAGLFFESGITRLTFKSGLDVNEVYRLLDTIKAYQGADRRTRDLVAGLWETGLRLITYESVEDVALRQFDGNSFVQELDGQAVVGFGQEKSSDGRDYAEIFSQSDGDFPNTDGGIEVSFLEDSEAGSSSSAGLFSTGNEEADQALQIGAAVEAMGVGDVSSAPRPSLDTKLILSDEHKLSEEEAEHVAELVRSDAEFAEHESTCEMVKELLHQEPEMSDFYETVAIADRVLTEFVKIGRLTYASELLRYFAHLQDQLREDRPLWAERLRETRVAAGSRERIGVLCRALNDNQQIGSLELRRYLDNFEWEALMAIAELLGGLNHVHHRDAVKDYLVFRGKDRLHIVAKGLTDRHPEVVAASVNILATIGGEDALHHLGKVVHHRDAEVRRILVDTLADCPQDCCVAMLRNLAEDDDESIRQTAVRALVRRRGQPAFDALTDIINGARFAALGHADKKTVLTAYSRLGGDAAVDYLLELAQKPNLFRNPSRAFYREAAFEALAHNRGEMAERALVRMAGSWRPDIKTRARAALHQRRELIYGGTDE, from the coding sequence ATGGCCGCCCACGAACAAATACAGAGCCGTAAACTCGAGGATATCCGGCTGATCTTGAAAGACCTCCTCAAGGTCATCAAGATCGTCTCCCTCTACCCGGAAAGCAACCCGCTGCCGCAGTCGCTCCGGCGCACTTTCGCCGAGCGCCTGGTCGACCTGGTAGCCGACTACGGCGATTTCGATTTCAAAATCAGCGCCAACAAACTGTATTTCAACGACGAAACTGTCTTCACGGACAAGTCCCACGAGGAGAGCCTGGCCGGTCTCTTTTTCGAATCGGGCATCACCCGGCTCACTTTCAAGAGTGGGCTGGATGTAAACGAGGTGTACCGCCTGCTCGACACGATCAAGGCCTACCAGGGCGCTGATCGGCGAACCCGTGATCTGGTGGCAGGGCTATGGGAAACGGGCCTCAGACTAATCACTTATGAAAGTGTCGAGGATGTCGCGCTGCGCCAGTTCGACGGCAACTCCTTCGTACAGGAGCTGGACGGACAGGCGGTAGTCGGCTTTGGGCAGGAAAAGAGCAGCGATGGAAGGGACTACGCTGAAATATTCTCCCAATCCGACGGTGACTTTCCAAACACCGACGGCGGCATCGAGGTGAGTTTTCTTGAGGACAGTGAGGCGGGGTCGTCATCGAGCGCCGGTCTGTTTTCCACAGGCAACGAGGAAGCAGACCAGGCTCTGCAAATCGGCGCTGCGGTCGAGGCGATGGGGGTTGGCGATGTCTCGTCAGCCCCCCGGCCAAGTCTCGATACAAAACTGATTCTCAGCGACGAACACAAACTATCCGAGGAAGAAGCGGAGCATGTTGCCGAGCTGGTGCGATCTGACGCGGAGTTCGCAGAGCACGAGTCAACCTGCGAAATGGTGAAGGAGTTGCTCCATCAGGAACCGGAGATGTCTGATTTCTACGAGACGGTGGCGATCGCGGACCGGGTGCTAACGGAGTTTGTCAAGATCGGCCGTCTCACCTACGCCTCCGAACTGCTGCGCTATTTCGCCCATTTGCAGGACCAGCTTCGCGAGGATCGCCCGCTCTGGGCAGAACGGCTCAGGGAAACGCGAGTTGCAGCCGGCTCGCGCGAGCGAATCGGCGTGCTCTGTCGGGCACTGAACGACAACCAGCAGATCGGCAGTCTCGAACTCCGTCGTTACCTCGACAACTTCGAGTGGGAAGCCCTCATGGCCATTGCGGAACTGCTTGGCGGACTGAACCACGTCCATCACCGCGACGCCGTAAAGGACTATCTCGTTTTTCGGGGCAAGGACCGCCTGCATATCGTGGCCAAAGGCTTGACCGACCGTCACCCCGAAGTTGTGGCGGCATCGGTGAACATCCTGGCGACAATTGGCGGCGAGGACGCTCTGCATCATCTTGGTAAAGTGGTTCACCATCGGGATGCCGAAGTCAGACGCATCCTTGTTGACACTTTAGCTGATTGTCCCCAGGACTGTTGCGTGGCTATGCTGCGGAATCTCGCCGAGGATGACGACGAATCGATTCGCCAAACGGCGGTGCGGGCGCTGGTCCGGCGCCGCGGGCAGCCTGCATTCGACGCGCTGACCGACATCATCAACGGCGCCCGATTTGCGGCTCTCGGTCACGCCGACAAAAAAACGGTCCTGACGGCGTACTCGCGGCTGGGAGGCGATGCCGCCGTCGATTACCTGCTCGAACTGGCACAAAAGCCGAACCTGTTCCGCAATCCTTCACGGGCGTTCTATCGCGAGGCGGCTTTCGAGGCGCTCGCGCACAATCGCGGCGAAATGGCGGAGCGCGCGCTGGTCCGGATGGCCGGAAGTTGGCGGCCAGATATCAAAACCCGCGCCCGGGCGGCGCTGCACCAGCGCCGCGAGCTGATTTACGGAGGCACCGATGAGTGA
- a CDS encoding APC family permease: MSERKPESLPKALTPLLVWAVVFCDIGTSVYYVPGILYGQVGSLTPIMVIAVTVGFLLLAAKYVEICWRNPEGGGVVTVATNAFTPRWGLFGGLLITVDYFLTSAISAISGMHYLGSIFPSFDHYAVLIAVAALVFLAAINIIGIRESAGLSLTMAAAALVVAIGVIIVTVIMMNAGDWKSVTHHLTIPEAVPMSTLLVGFGGAWLAFSGLESISQLSPAMRLPIDRTARKGMRLVILTIVVSSPVLTLLAISILPDSIKSTEIERFISELADVYGGLPMKAAVVVTASVLLLFAANTAIIGAYHVFLALANHGFLPKVLLSRNKWFKTPHVAILLATVVPIGVLLFTDGDLTLLGEMYAFGLLGAFTLSSSGLDVLRWRDHSRGWKFIVGLFTTALVVLAWAVVLITKREATLFGGAVVALGMLVAVPFKQGLFTAWFYRLPVIANLATRKIVEAEQEVEEFRDLISLGTAENIAQLYPSHTLVAVLGQNAYLIREAITRERGLGGNFIYAIHVEERPGLFVDAAAEGPSREATESLRFAYREAMKQNFQLIPVWTISYSAAEGISRAARVLAVDTVALGVGRRSAIYHLLRGHVVNNLIKRLPENCHLWLVN, encoded by the coding sequence GTGAGCGAACGCAAGCCCGAAAGTCTCCCAAAAGCGCTTACCCCCCTCTTGGTATGGGCGGTGGTTTTTTGCGATATAGGTACGTCGGTGTACTACGTGCCGGGGATTCTCTACGGTCAGGTGGGCAGTCTGACCCCGATCATGGTGATTGCGGTCACGGTCGGTTTCTTGCTCCTGGCAGCGAAGTATGTCGAAATCTGCTGGCGCAACCCGGAGGGGGGCGGTGTGGTCACCGTGGCCACCAACGCGTTTACGCCCCGGTGGGGGCTGTTCGGCGGACTGCTCATTACCGTGGACTACTTTCTTACGTCGGCGATTTCAGCTATCTCGGGGATGCATTATCTCGGGTCGATCTTTCCGAGTTTTGACCACTACGCGGTCCTGATAGCCGTCGCCGCCCTGGTCTTTCTGGCCGCCATCAATATCATCGGAATCCGTGAAAGCGCCGGACTGTCACTGACCATGGCAGCGGCAGCTCTCGTGGTGGCGATAGGCGTCATAATCGTGACCGTGATTATGATGAATGCCGGCGACTGGAAGTCAGTGACTCATCATCTGACAATACCCGAGGCGGTCCCCATGTCGACCCTACTGGTCGGGTTTGGTGGCGCCTGGCTGGCATTCTCCGGGCTCGAGAGCATCTCCCAGCTCAGCCCGGCCATGCGCCTGCCGATCGACCGCACCGCCCGAAAAGGGATGCGGCTGGTGATCCTGACAATTGTAGTGTCCTCGCCGGTGCTGACTCTGCTGGCCATCTCGATCCTGCCGGATTCGATCAAGTCGACGGAAATCGAGCGGTTTATCTCGGAGCTCGCCGACGTCTACGGCGGTCTACCGATGAAAGCGGCGGTGGTGGTTACCGCCTCGGTGCTCCTGCTTTTTGCCGCCAACACGGCGATTATCGGCGCTTATCACGTGTTCCTCGCCCTGGCCAACCATGGTTTCCTGCCGAAGGTGCTGCTTAGCCGCAATAAATGGTTCAAGACACCGCACGTGGCTATCCTGCTTGCGACGGTCGTGCCGATCGGAGTGCTTCTATTCACCGACGGCGACTTGACGCTGCTTGGCGAGATGTACGCCTTCGGGTTGCTCGGAGCGTTCACTCTCAGTTCTTCCGGACTCGACGTTCTTCGCTGGCGTGATCATAGTCGAGGCTGGAAGTTTATCGTGGGTTTGTTCACGACTGCGTTGGTGGTGCTGGCCTGGGCGGTCGTGCTGATTACCAAGCGCGAGGCGACTCTCTTCGGCGGCGCGGTGGTGGCGCTCGGTATGCTGGTGGCTGTGCCGTTCAAGCAGGGACTATTCACCGCCTGGTTCTACCGGCTGCCGGTGATCGCCAATCTGGCGACGCGCAAGATAGTCGAGGCCGAGCAGGAGGTCGAGGAGTTCCGTGATCTGATATCGCTCGGCACCGCCGAGAATATCGCCCAGCTTTATCCGTCGCATACCCTTGTGGCGGTACTGGGCCAGAACGCCTACCTGATCCGCGAGGCGATCACGCGCGAACGCGGGCTTGGGGGCAACTTCATTTATGCCATTCATGTCGAGGAACGCCCCGGGCTGTTTGTCGATGCCGCCGCGGAAGGACCAAGCCGGGAGGCGACCGAGTCACTTAGGTTCGCCTACCGCGAGGCGATGAAACAGAACTTTCAGTTGATTCCGGTCTGGACCATTTCGTACTCGGCGGCCGAGGGGATATCCCGTGCGGCCCGGGTGCTGGCCGTGGATACCGTTGCGCTGGGAGTGGGACGGCGCAGCGCCATTTATCACTTGCTCCGCGGGCATGTGGTCAACAACCTGATCAAACGCCTGCCGGAGAATTGCCACCTCTGGCTGGTGAACTAA
- a CDS encoding heme-binding domain-containing protein: MKHRKRSWLLWLVLILVVAAQFVPVARDNPAVLADFDDRPGVRLVLKRCCYDCHSNESVWPWYSFIAPVSWLVASDVHEAREKLNFSEWGLMADDKRRHALEEIWKEVEEGEMPLRIYLVMHSEARLSDQDMAILHEWTGGDSPTSGHQHND, encoded by the coding sequence ATGAAGCATCGGAAACGCTCATGGCTGTTGTGGCTGGTTCTGATTCTCGTGGTGGCCGCGCAATTCGTACCGGTCGCGCGTGACAATCCGGCCGTGTTAGCCGATTTCGACGATCGTCCGGGTGTCAGGCTGGTGCTTAAGCGGTGCTGTTATGACTGTCACTCCAACGAATCGGTCTGGCCCTGGTACAGCTTCATAGCGCCGGTCTCGTGGCTGGTGGCAAGCGATGTCCACGAGGCTCGGGAGAAACTCAACTTTTCCGAATGGGGCCTGATGGCTGATGACAAGCGCCGCCATGCCCTGGAAGAGATCTGGAAGGAAGTCGAGGAGGGGGAAATGCCGCTCAGGATCTATCTGGTGATGCATTCAGAGGCCCGGCTGTCCGATCAAGACATGGCGATACTACACGAGTGGACAGGCGGTGATTCGCCCACTTCGGGCCATCAGCACAACGACTAG
- a CDS encoding metal-dependent transcriptional regulator, whose amino-acid sequence MLLTAALQDYIEIIYRLEQVSGKVRVTDIASELGTRLPTVTRTVRKLAALGLVAHERGRGVILTTAGSRMARDILHRHEDIVALLTGVLGLPRERAEVDACLIEHGVSAQTAQRLHEFLEYFSALSPSTQALLTGSGRGNVGRSQQFRNLAKSRVVGWRI is encoded by the coding sequence TTGTTGCTGACCGCTGCCCTGCAGGATTATATCGAAATAATATATCGTCTCGAACAAGTTTCGGGGAAAGTCCGTGTCACTGATATCGCGTCAGAACTGGGTACGCGACTTCCGACGGTAACTCGTACTGTTCGGAAGCTGGCAGCGCTCGGCCTGGTGGCACACGAGCGGGGCCGGGGCGTGATCCTGACGACCGCCGGGTCGCGGATGGCGCGTGATATCCTGCACCGGCACGAAGATATCGTGGCGCTGCTTACCGGAGTACTCGGTTTGCCCCGAGAGAGAGCCGAGGTCGATGCTTGTCTGATCGAACACGGAGTTTCTGCCCAGACGGCCCAGCGCCTGCATGAATTCCTTGAGTATTTCAGCGCGCTGTCCCCGTCGACGCAGGCGCTGCTTACCGGTTCTGGCCGCGGCAATGTCGGACGCAGCCAGCAGTTTCGGAATCTGGCCAAGAGTCGCGTCGTTGGGTGGCGAATTTAA
- a CDS encoding Nramp family divalent metal transporter, whose product MALRFKLKSKSPELTTDGWRRQATAPSLPEVFSSISVSSTASFWRKLLAFSGPGLMVAVGYMDPGNWATDLAGGARFGYTLLTVILISNLMAILLQHLALKLGVVSGRDLAQACRDHYSRPAGLALWVLCEIAIAACDLAEVIGSAVALNLLFGIPLIVGVVLTALDVLVILFLQNRGFRYIESIVASLILIIGSCFAYELVVSEPSIRALFGGLLPQPRIVANPEMLYISIGILGATVMPHNLYLHSSIVQTRAYPRDDAGKRMAIKYATIDSTVSLLFAFFINAAILILSAAAFHGTGHQDVADIHDAYQLLTPVLGAAMASTFFAVALLASGQNSTLTGTMAGQIVMEGFLNIRLRPWVRRLLTRLIAIVPAIIVASLYGEKGIGQLLVLSQVILSMQLSFAVVPLVMFTGDKRKMGQFANRTWLGVTAWVITVVIVGLNVYLLYQTMLEWLFS is encoded by the coding sequence ATGGCGTTACGCTTCAAGCTAAAATCCAAAAGTCCTGAACTTACTACGGACGGTTGGCGACGCCAAGCCACCGCCCCTTCCCTGCCCGAAGTATTTTCATCGATCTCCGTGTCCTCGACGGCAAGTTTCTGGAGGAAGCTACTGGCATTCAGCGGCCCCGGTCTCATGGTTGCAGTCGGCTACATGGATCCGGGCAACTGGGCCACCGATCTCGCGGGCGGCGCCAGATTCGGATATACCCTGCTCACCGTGATATTGATCTCCAATCTGATGGCCATTCTGCTGCAGCATCTTGCGCTTAAGCTTGGAGTCGTGTCCGGGCGTGACCTTGCCCAGGCCTGTCGCGACCATTATTCCCGACCGGCCGGGCTGGCCCTCTGGGTCCTGTGCGAGATAGCAATAGCCGCGTGTGATCTGGCCGAGGTGATTGGGTCAGCGGTCGCTCTCAACCTTCTGTTTGGCATCCCGCTGATTGTCGGAGTCGTTCTTACTGCGCTCGACGTACTCGTCATCCTCTTCCTGCAAAATCGAGGATTCCGCTACATCGAGTCCATTGTAGCCAGCTTGATCTTAATCATCGGCAGTTGCTTCGCGTACGAACTGGTGGTCTCGGAGCCGTCGATACGTGCCTTATTCGGCGGCTTGTTGCCGCAACCCAGGATTGTAGCCAACCCCGAAATGCTCTATATTTCGATTGGCATACTCGGGGCCACTGTCATGCCGCACAATCTATATCTTCATTCCAGTATTGTACAAACCCGTGCGTATCCCCGCGACGACGCCGGCAAGCGGATGGCGATCAAGTACGCTACGATCGATTCGACGGTGTCGTTGTTGTTCGCGTTTTTTATCAACGCCGCTATTCTGATCCTGAGCGCGGCGGCATTTCACGGGACCGGCCACCAGGACGTGGCCGACATCCACGACGCGTACCAGTTGTTGACGCCGGTTTTGGGCGCGGCTATGGCCAGCACGTTTTTCGCCGTTGCCCTGCTGGCATCAGGACAGAATTCGACACTCACGGGCACGATGGCTGGTCAGATCGTCATGGAGGGATTTCTAAATATCCGGCTGCGGCCCTGGGTTCGTCGGCTCCTCACAAGACTGATTGCGATAGTTCCGGCCATCATAGTCGCGTCGCTTTATGGCGAGAAAGGAATCGGCCAGCTTCTTGTTCTGAGCCAGGTGATTTTATCAATGCAGCTCAGCTTCGCGGTGGTGCCGTTGGTTATGTTCACCGGCGACAAGCGGAAAATGGGACAGTTCGCGAACCGAACCTGGCTGGGCGTCACGGCATGGGTGATTACAGTGGTTATAGTCGGGCTGAACGTATATCTTCTCTACCAGACTATGTTAGAATGGCTGTTCAGTTAG
- a CDS encoding universal stress protein has product MYKHILVPLENTPTDAVILAHVRELARHLNSRLTLIHVADGFQARHQKQLGESEEMRRDRAYLDKREQELRDDGFAAGAILTWGEPAARIIEAAESNHCDLIAMATHGHRLFGDLVFGTVASDVRHRTRIPVLLIKA; this is encoded by the coding sequence ATGTACAAGCACATACTCGTCCCGCTGGAGAATACACCGACCGACGCCGTGATTCTGGCTCATGTGCGGGAACTGGCGCGGCATCTGAACTCCCGGCTGACGCTAATTCATGTCGCCGACGGATTTCAGGCCAGACATCAAAAGCAGCTTGGCGAATCGGAGGAGATGAGGCGTGATCGCGCCTATCTCGATAAACGTGAACAGGAACTTCGGGACGATGGCTTCGCAGCCGGCGCGATACTTACATGGGGAGAGCCCGCAGCTCGCATTATAGAGGCGGCTGAGTCCAACCACTGTGACCTGATCGCCATGGCCACTCACGGGCATCGCCTGTTCGGCGACCTGGTGTTCGGAACGGTGGCCTCGGACGTCCGGCACCGGACACGGATACCGGTTCTCCTGATTAAGGCGTGA
- a CDS encoding C1 family peptidase encodes MTLYIAALVAVLFTPALLGQMTAYDVDRIRQAIDAKGASWTAGETSRTRMSVDERRAALGSIVDRTAPDVRPVPQPGDQAAAPPAFTWGNYLGWNWMTSIKDQGGCGSCWAFATSAMFEARLRIRLNQPNMFVDVSEQNMVSCWRGSCDGANADWVMSMFMDNGNPDEACFPYVSGGGSVPPCDNRCDDWALRAYDLSTYGNFSYPSIETIKNHIVQSGPVAAHMDVYEDFNSYVGGVYEYVSGAYEGGHLVTVYGWDNATNCWLVKNSWGTDWGELGPNGQRGWFRIRMGVNEVGCESWIYYLEPIGIAYPVCTPTLPSINDTDAPTSANVIAGFSCDMDPATIAAANAFVYASVSGRHNVAIAYDNPSRSVTLDPASDFMAGEQVSVIMTPGCESASGLCLLHGHSWSYTTAVAYGTGAFGAPADYATAQGPLWISSADLNGDGSADLISANASAASLTVRLANGDGTLGVSTNYVVQNGPRSVVAADLNGDGHPDLAAANSQSNTLSVLLNNGDGTFGAAAPVVTVNAPRSVVAADFDADGDIDLAAASSDASAVRLHFNLGSGSFGTMAQRPATGLPYMLSTADFDGDGDFDLGYPAYSTDELVILWNDGPGTFDSESRYAVGDGPRSVAVADVNGDTNLDPITANYSGSSVSVLLKAGIGSYNTTTLTTGTLKPEAVCTADVNGDTHPDIAVYGSTGIGVFINDGDGAFGAILMLGTGNYQAGLASDMDGDGDLDLGGVSYSGQKMTVILNAACADSDGDGVGDPGGPGGICGIDNCPTFANPDQADTDGDGVGDVCDNCRNEPNPAQTDTDGNCPAGPYAQDPECGDVCQTCCRNRVGDANMSGEDEPTIGDVTVMIDAKFISGSCVGVLDCLTEADINQSGGLNATCEDISIGDITILIDYLFITGAALGLPDCL; translated from the coding sequence GTGACTCTGTATATTGCGGCGCTCGTCGCCGTTTTGTTCACTCCGGCTCTACTTGGGCAAATGACTGCCTACGATGTCGACCGAATTCGCCAGGCCATCGACGCCAAAGGGGCCTCCTGGACCGCCGGGGAAACGTCGCGAACACGCATGTCCGTTGACGAGCGCCGGGCTGCCCTCGGCAGCATAGTAGACCGTACCGCCCCGGACGTCAGGCCGGTTCCGCAACCGGGCGATCAGGCCGCCGCTCCGCCGGCGTTCACCTGGGGAAACTACCTGGGTTGGAACTGGATGACGTCAATCAAGGATCAGGGGGGATGCGGAAGCTGCTGGGCGTTTGCCACGTCGGCCATGTTCGAGGCCCGCCTGCGCATACGTTTGAACCAGCCGAATATGTTCGTGGACGTGTCGGAGCAGAACATGGTTTCCTGCTGGCGGGGGTCATGCGATGGCGCCAACGCCGATTGGGTCATGAGCATGTTCATGGACAATGGAAACCCCGACGAAGCCTGTTTTCCCTACGTGTCGGGTGGCGGTTCGGTGCCGCCGTGCGATAATCGCTGCGATGATTGGGCCTTGCGCGCCTACGACCTGTCGACCTACGGGAATTTCTCCTACCCCTCAATTGAGACGATCAAGAACCATATCGTGCAGTCCGGTCCGGTCGCGGCACACATGGACGTCTATGAAGATTTCAACTCGTATGTGGGCGGGGTCTATGAATACGTGAGCGGTGCGTATGAGGGTGGTCACCTGGTGACCGTTTATGGCTGGGACAACGCCACGAACTGCTGGTTGGTCAAAAACTCCTGGGGGACCGACTGGGGCGAGTTAGGTCCTAATGGCCAGCGCGGCTGGTTCCGCATTCGGATGGGTGTCAACGAGGTGGGATGTGAGTCATGGATTTACTATCTCGAACCGATCGGCATCGCCTATCCAGTCTGCACGCCGACATTACCGTCCATCAACGACACCGATGCGCCCACGTCGGCAAACGTAATTGCCGGCTTCAGTTGTGACATGGATCCAGCTACCATCGCGGCAGCAAACGCTTTCGTCTATGCAAGCGTATCAGGCCGCCACAACGTGGCGATCGCCTATGACAACCCGTCCCGGTCGGTAACCCTTGACCCGGCGTCCGATTTCATGGCCGGCGAGCAGGTTTCCGTGATTATGACTCCCGGCTGCGAGAGCGCCTCCGGACTCTGCCTCCTTCATGGTCACTCCTGGTCATACACGACCGCGGTCGCCTACGGCACCGGCGCATTTGGCGCGCCTGCTGACTATGCCACGGCACAGGGCCCCCTATGGATATCCTCAGCCGATCTCAACGGTGACGGCTCAGCCGATCTGATCTCGGCCAATGCGTCGGCCGCCAGCCTGACGGTTCGTCTCGCTAACGGCGATGGGACTTTAGGCGTGTCGACCAATTACGTTGTCCAGAACGGTCCGCGCTCGGTGGTCGCCGCCGACCTGAACGGCGACGGCCACCCTGATTTGGCGGCGGCCAACTCACAATCCAACACGCTTTCGGTTCTGCTGAATAACGGCGACGGCACGTTTGGTGCGGCCGCGCCGGTCGTGACAGTGAATGCCCCGCGCTCGGTTGTCGCCGCTGACTTCGATGCCGATGGCGACATTGATCTGGCCGCCGCCAGCAGCGACGCTTCCGCCGTGCGCCTGCACTTCAACCTGGGCTCCGGTTCGTTTGGCACGATGGCCCAACGGCCCGCGACCGGCCTTCCTTATATGCTTTCCACGGCAGATTTCGACGGTGACGGCGACTTTGATCTCGGCTACCCCGCGTATTCGACCGACGAACTCGTGATACTCTGGAATGACGGCCCCGGAACTTTTGACTCGGAATCCCGCTACGCCGTGGGTGACGGGCCCCGCTCGGTGGCTGTGGCCGATGTCAACGGCGACACCAATCTCGACCCCATAACAGCAAATTACTCGGGCAGCTCGGTGTCGGTGTTACTGAAAGCGGGTATCGGCTCTTACAATACGACGACGCTTACTACCGGCACACTCAAACCGGAAGCGGTCTGTACTGCGGATGTCAACGGCGACACTCATCCCGATATAGCGGTTTACGGCAGCACCGGGATCGGTGTCTTCATAAACGACGGCGACGGCGCATTCGGTGCCATTCTGATGCTCGGCACTGGCAATTACCAGGCAGGGCTGGCCTCGGATATGGATGGCGACGGGGATCTTGATCTGGGCGGAGTGAGCTATTCAGGCCAGAAGATGACGGTCATACTGAACGCGGCGTGCGCCGACTCCGACGGCGACGGCGTGGGCGACCCCGGCGGACCGGGCGGTATCTGCGGAATCGACAACTGTCCGACTTTCGCCAACCCCGATCAGGCCGATACCGACGGCGACGGAGTTGGGGATGTGTGCGACAACTGCCGGAACGAGCCGAACCCAGCTCAGACCGACACCGACGGCAACTGCCCGGCCGGGCCCTACGCCCAGGATCCGGAATGCGGCGATGTCTGCCAGACCTGCTGCCGTAACAGGGTCGGCGACGCCAATATGAGCGGCGAGGACGAGCCGACTATCGGCGACGTCACGGTAATGATTGACGCCAAGTTTATCTCCGGATCATGTGTCGGCGTTCTGGACTGCCTGACCGAAGCGGATATCAATCAGTCCGGAGGGCTCAACGCAACCTGTGAAGACATCTCGATTGGTGACATTACGATTCTGATCGACTATTTGTTCATAACCGGCGCGGCGCTCGGCCTGCCGGATTGCCTTTGA
- a CDS encoding polymer-forming cytoskeletal protein, producing the protein MKIHVLCANAGFFGAIALGLAWPAGATTYQCGDNVHISPLHEIADDFYTFSDDTRVDGTIIGDLVAISAQTTIKGNILRSANLVGRYGDHNGSVDGSLRFFGDRLSVGGRVGGSVLFLGRKLLVSQGSLVEKDINAAGAEVMIEGNVLGKVTCAAETVRISGQVGGDVSVEGEKIILSPPAVIRGNLLYTTEREDQLTVEPGVTVIGTTTWQDCKTKVDEDEESSVLSEAAYRISALLAAFFFGVIMIGLFRPYAQESMNQLTSRSTTSVAAGLLVGLGLVLAVVVLFLALIGTLLGNILLHGSLAVIGVMLLILSILLIPISSFVTVSGAVVFYTGKVVIALAVGYLVLKGLRPGISRLSKGALLLGLVIISIGVALPYVGPLIYMLVSLVGAGAIILGVRNCQRDKGTAAGNV; encoded by the coding sequence ATGAAGATCCACGTACTTTGCGCGAACGCGGGATTTTTCGGCGCGATAGCACTCGGCCTGGCCTGGCCGGCCGGCGCTACGACCTATCAGTGCGGCGACAACGTGCACATCTCGCCGCTGCATGAAATCGCGGACGATTTCTACACGTTTTCAGACGACACCCGTGTCGACGGTACGATCATCGGCGACCTGGTCGCCATCAGCGCCCAGACGACCATCAAAGGGAACATCCTGCGCTCGGCCAACCTGGTCGGTCGCTATGGTGACCACAACGGGTCAGTTGACGGCTCCCTGCGTTTTTTCGGAGACCGTCTGTCGGTCGGGGGACGGGTGGGCGGCTCGGTGTTGTTCCTCGGGCGCAAGCTCCTGGTCAGCCAGGGTTCGCTAGTGGAGAAAGATATCAACGCGGCCGGGGCGGAGGTCATGATCGAGGGGAATGTGCTGGGTAAAGTGACCTGCGCCGCAGAAACCGTGAGAATCAGCGGTCAGGTCGGCGGCGATGTGTCGGTCGAGGGAGAGAAAATCATCCTCTCACCGCCGGCGGTCATAAGGGGTAATCTTCTTTACACCACCGAGCGCGAGGACCAGCTCACTGTCGAGCCTGGGGTCACAGTGATCGGCACGACCACCTGGCAGGACTGCAAGACCAAGGTAGATGAGGATGAGGAGTCGTCTGTACTCAGTGAAGCAGCTTACCGCATCTCCGCGCTACTGGCAGCATTCTTCTTTGGCGTGATCATGATCGGCCTGTTCAGGCCATACGCGCAGGAATCGATGAATCAGTTGACTTCGCGCTCCACCACAAGCGTCGCGGCAGGTCTGCTGGTGGGACTCGGCCTCGTGCTGGCAGTGGTGGTTCTTTTCCTGGCTCTGATCGGCACGCTGCTGGGAAATATCCTCCTGCACGGAAGTCTCGCGGTTATCGGCGTGATGCTGCTGATACTCTCAATCCTTTTGATCCCCATTTCGAGTTTCGTCACTGTTTCCGGCGCGGTAGTGTTCTACACCGGCAAGGTTGTGATCGCGCTGGCCGTTGGGTATCTGGTCCTTAAGGGACTGCGACCGGGTATCTCCAGACTCAGCAAGGGGGCGCTTCTGCTGGGGTTAGTCATTATAAGTATCGGTGTCGCCCTGCCGTATGTGGGGCCGCTCATATACATGCTGGTGTCTCTGGTGGGAGCGGGGGCTATTATCCTCGGCGTAAGGAATTGCCAGCGGGATAAGGGAACGGCAGCGGGAAACGTCTAA